From Polynucleobacter sp. AP-Sving-400A-A2:
AATCACATTACCCGGTGCCTCTCCATAAGCTAACTTGTAGTCCGCTGCTAAATCTCGCTCGTGTTTGCGCCACTCACCTAAACTATCTGAACCAGAGTCCACCACAATCATCTTTACACGAGAAGTGTGGGCATTGTTCAAAACTGTGTTGACTGAATTCTTACCTGACCAGATATACATCACTGTGGCGTAAGGCATTTCTTGGCCGCTAATTAAGCTAGCCATCTCAAAGGTGAGCTTTTCTTTGAGGGGAAGTTTGGATTTATTGCCATCAAAGGCTACTAAGATCCGCAACGGTGCATCGTCATACTGGCTGTCTGCATTATCTGCCTGAGGTATTACACCTATCGCCTTCCACTCCCATTGCAACCATAAGTTCTGCGCTGAGCGGGGGCGAAGTTTTACCGCAAGACCAGATGCTGAAGTTTTGGAATTAGCAGCAAGTACTGTGCGACCTTGATAATTCTCAAGGCGGTAAAGCGTATTCTTTTTATACGGTGCGATGCGATAGAAATGCCAACCATTCGGCATCCCATCTTTTGGCCTCTCCACAGAGAATTTCGGTAAATCCTCTTGAGCTGGTAACTGATCCGCATTGAATGGCTGCCCCGCCTCATTCTCAATAGAGTTTCCAGTCAAACCCGCGCAGCCTGCCAAGGAGATGGCTATGGCAGTCAAAAGCAGCAGGGATTGAAAAGGAATTTTTATAGGCATCTACCTCATTGTCCCAAAGAATAGCTTGCTTAAGTCTAAAATCATCGCATGCGCCATCAATCACCCTCAAGCTGGGCAGTCATCAGTATCTGCATGGCTGCACTAGTGCATTTTGCCTTGGGTTTCTCGATTGAGTTTTCTGTCGATGAGGCGCACTACGCTTTATACGCAAAACATCTTGCCTGGAGTTATTTTGATCACCCGCCACTGGTGGGTTGGATCCAGTGGCCACTAGTGAGCCTGACATCATCTGAGGGAATCATTCGCTTGATCCCAGAATTACTCTGGGTGCTCTCGGCTTTCTTGGTATATCGAGTGACCCTTGAAATTCACCGCTTGATACAAGGGCGTAATGCGGGTTACTTAACTACCGCTCTTCCCTCAGCAAACCTGTGTGGATTGATGGCGGTATTAGCCATCATTACAGCGCCACTGCCCCATGTTTTAGCAATCGGTCTTTTGCCTGATACCTTACTTGCCCCCTTAAGTCTTGGCTTAATGTTGATGGCTTTACGTTGGACCCGAAAAGATTACTTCACCATTGCAGACTGGATCATTACTGGCTTAATACTGGGCTTGGCAGGTCTGAGTAAGTACACCGCTGCGTTTACTGCATTTGCTTTGCTCTTCGTATTGTTAGCTTCACCCAAAAAAGTCTGGATTACTGAAGTTGGTTTTTGGCTTGCTGCAGCAATTGCCTTAATCGTAATTAGCCCCGTACTCTATTGGAACTGGGTCAATGATTGGATCTCATTCAAGTATCAAATTGCTCATGGCAGTGGTGGTGCTTGGGAGTGGCGTAGAGTCGGCGCCTTTGTGGGTATTCAGATTGCCTGCTTTGGACTCCTCTTGCTTTTGGGTGCCTATACTTTTTTAAGGCATTGCCTCCACTCGCACAAGTTGGTTCTGATTGCTCTGCTGAGTTTCTTCGCAATTCCCTTTGTGATTTTCGCTGCTCTCTCTGGTGGAGGTAGCCTGCCCCACTGGACTACGCCTGCCTGGTTTTGTCTTGCGCCATTTGCCGGCATTGGTCTAGCTAAAGCATGGGCTATGCAACATCGTGTAGCAATTCGGATATTGCTGCTTGGGCAGTTATTGATTTGCTTGCTCGGTTTTGGTTTTGTTTTGGCTGGAGGCATCACTAGTTCAGCAGTGAAATCGAACCC
This genomic window contains:
- a CDS encoding DUF3047 domain-containing protein; translation: MPIKIPFQSLLLLTAIAISLAGCAGLTGNSIENEAGQPFNADQLPAQEDLPKFSVERPKDGMPNGWHFYRIAPYKKNTLYRLENYQGRTVLAANSKTSASGLAVKLRPRSAQNLWLQWEWKAIGVIPQADNADSQYDDAPLRILVAFDGNKSKLPLKEKLTFEMASLISGQEMPYATVMYIWSGKNSVNTVLNNAHTSRVKMIVVDSGSDSLGEWRKHERDLAADYKLAYGEAPGNVIGIALLTDTDNTKSETRALYGDIELLRKNSK
- a CDS encoding glycosyltransferase family 39 protein, translating into MRHQSPSSWAVISICMAALVHFALGFSIEFSVDEAHYALYAKHLAWSYFDHPPLVGWIQWPLVSLTSSEGIIRLIPELLWVLSAFLVYRVTLEIHRLIQGRNAGYLTTALPSANLCGLMAVLAIITAPLPHVLAIGLLPDTLLAPLSLGLMLMALRWTRKDYFTIADWIITGLILGLAGLSKYTAAFTAFALLFVLLASPKKVWITEVGFWLAAAIALIVISPVLYWNWVNDWISFKYQIAHGSGGAWEWRRVGAFVGIQIACFGLLLLLGAYTFLRHCLHSHKLVLIALLSFFAIPFVIFAALSGGGSLPHWTTPAWFCLAPFAGIGLAKAWAMQHRVAIRILLLGQLLICLLGFGFVLAGGITSSAVKSNPIADLYGWKLAGQKAAQLAQATKANGIAVQNWTLGSRAAWYAQPLPVFVLDQRQDQFDLWFGQLPAGANVLLINWSGMSFRPPIGGNLAFEVCEPLDQLEIIRFGQVLSKFDYSLCRNWQDAGVAR